From a single Raphanus sativus cultivar WK10039 chromosome 3, ASM80110v3, whole genome shotgun sequence genomic region:
- the LOC130509772 gene encoding putative defensin-like protein 31 yields MISISNRDFLALCLAILLTLNFAEAQDRSKLIPIGPCAQIPNCSQTCNNSGFPKGGECIKWYPNSIKDTCACFVNSPTPAV; encoded by the exons ATGATATCAATAAGCAATCGTGATTTTTTGGCGTTGTGTTTGGCAATTCTCTTGACTCTAA ATTTTGCGGAAGCTCAAGATAGGAGTAAGCTAATTCCTATAGGTCCTTGCGCACAGATTCCGAACTGCAGTCAGACGTGCAATAATTCAGGCTTTCCTAAAGGCGGAGAATGCATCAAATGGTATCCTAATTCTATCAAAGATACATGTGCGTGCTTTGTAAACTCTCCTACACCGGCTGTTTAA
- the LOC130509626 gene encoding uncharacterized protein LOC130509626: MSGSGNVYELRRWMYMHRDANGRVTKEYIAGLDTFMHQADSTPLALESGKMFCPCRKCNNSKLANRENVWKHLINRGFTPNYYIWFQHGEGYNNYDQNEASSSNSNFQEEPVALHLHNEPSYHQEEQMVDFDRVHDMVTDAFVAHDEDEEPNIDAKKFYEMLNAANQPLYSGCREGLSKLSLAARMMNIKTDHNLPESCMNEWADLFKEYLPEDNVSADSYYEIQKLVYSLGLPSEMIDVCIDNCMIYWGNDEKLEECRFCKKPRFKPQGRGRNRVPYQRMWYLPITDRLKRLYQSEQTAGKMRWHAEHTQTDGEMTHPSDARAWKHFNKVYPEFASNIRNVYLGLCTDGFSPFGMSGRQYSLWPVFLTPYNLPPEMCMQRELLFLTILIPGPKHPKRSLDVFLQPLIKELKDLWSTGERTYDCSTKTNFTMRAMLLWTISDFPAYGMLSGWTTHGRLACPYCNGATDAFQLKNGRKTSWFDCHRRFLPIGHPYRRNKTLFRHKRVVRDTPPPYLTGEETEKQLDYYGALETVPRGGNWHVPPNMPDSYGVHHNWHKKSIFWELPYWKDLLLRHNLDVMHIENNFFENIMNTILNVPGKTKDNIKSRLDLPDICLRSELHINSNGQVPVPIFRLSSEKKSVLFNWVASEVKFPDGYVSNLSRCVEKGQKFSGMKSHDCHVFMQRLLPFAFAELLPTNVHEALAGIGAFFRDLSTRTLKVEVVEQLQENIPILLCNLEKIFPPGFFDVMEHLAVHLPYEALLRGPVHYGWMYQYERAMKYLKGKAKNLTKVEGSIIAGSLTEETSHFTSYYFASKVRTRKRAPRRYDDGGVAPTYAVAGVPDIFNQIGRLGGKSKEVWWSSEEDAHSAHTYILLNCEDPLIRYFESLFVSQVEETFPGISTTDVDKRKDQHFIKWLKSQVDFDDDADYPKWLHEVIQSPHVKVTTSQMYFTRGYTFHTYEYGRQRATSNYGICVKGETDFYGILTEIIEVEFPGILKLKCVLFKCEWFDPVVNRGVRFNKFGVVDVNGGRRYNKFFIWHT; encoded by the exons atgtcaggctccgggaatgtctacgagttgcggaggtggatgtatatgcatagagatgctaacgggagagtgacgaaagaatacattgcaGGACTGGatacatttatgcatcaagcagattccacaccgctcgccctagaaagcggtaagatgttctgtccatgtcggaaatgcaacaattcgaaattggcaaatcgtgaaaatgtttggaagcatttaataaatagaggtttcacgccaaattactatatctggtttcaacatggagaaggttataataattatgatcagaacgaagctagtagtagtaatagcaattttcaggaagaaccggttgctcttcatttgcataatgaacctagttaccatcaggaggagcagatggtagattttgatagggttcatgatatggtaactgatgcatttgtagctcatgatgaagatgaagaacctaacatagatgcaaaaaagttttatgaaatgttaaatgcggcgaatcaaccactttacagtggttgtagagaaggtctctctaaattgtcgttggctgctagaatgatgaatattaaaactgatcacaatctacctgaaagttgcatgaatgaatgggcagacttgttcaaagagtatttgccggaagacaatgtgtctgctgattcttattatgagattcagaaactggtgtatagtcttgggttgccttcggagatgatagatgtttgcatcgacaactgcatgatctactggggaaatgatgagaagttagaagaatgtcgattctgcaagaagccacgattcaagccgcaaggacggggacgtaatagggtaccgtaccaaaggatgtggtacctaccaattacagacagattgaaaagattgtaccaatcagagcagactgctggaaagatgagatggcatgccgagcatactcagacggatggtgagatgacacatccatcagatgcaagagcctggaaacattttaacaaagtatatccggaattcgctagcaatatccggaatgtgtatctcggattatgcacagatggatttagtccattcggaatgtcagggagacaatattcattgtggccagtctttcttacgccatacaacctgccaccggagatgtgcatgcaacgggagttgctattcttgaccatattaatacctggtccgaaacatcctaaaaggtcgctggatgttttcctgcaaccactgataaaagagttgaaggatttgtggtcaacaggggagaggacgtatgactgctcaacgaagacgaatttcacgatgcgagcgatgcttttgtggaccataagtgactttcctgcctatgggatgttgtcgggatggactacacatggaagattagcttgtccatattgtaatggagcgacagatgcgtttcaactgaagaatgggaggaagacaagttggttcgattgtcatcgtagatttcttcccattggccatccgtaccgaagaaacaagacattgtttaggcacaaaagggttgtgagagacactcctcctccatatttaactggagaagaaactgaaaagcaactcgattactatggagctttggaaacagttcctcgtggtggtaattggcatgttccccctaatatgcctgattcttacggtgttcatcacaactggcacaagaagagtatattttgggagttgccatattggaaggatcttcttctgcgccacaacctcgatgtgatgcatatagagaataatttctttgagaacatcatgaatacaatattgaatgtcccggggaagacaaaagacaacataaaatcgaggttagacttgccggatatttgcttaagaagcgagttacatataaacagcaatgggcaagttcctgttccgatattcagattgtcttcagaaaaaaagtcggtgttgttcaactgggtagcatcagaagtgaaattccccgatgggtatgtttcaaatctgtctagatgcgttgaaaagggtcaaaagttctccgggatgaagagtcatgactgtcatgtctttatgcaacgactacttccctttgcttttgcggagctacttcctacaaacgtacatgaagcacttgcag gcattggagcatttttcagggatctgagcacccgcacccttaaagtagaagtcgtggaacagcttcaagagaacattcccatcttattgtgcaacttggagaagatatttcctcctgggttttttgacgtaatggagcatctagctgtccaccttccatatgaggcattgcttcgtggacctgtacattacggatggatgtatcagtatgagcgagccatgaaatatttgaagggaaaagcaaagaaccttacaaaggttgaaggttctataattgctggaagtttgacggaagaaacttctcacttcacatcgtactactttgcgtcaaaagtacgtactcggaaaagagctccaaggagatatgatgatggtggtgtcgcgccaacatacgcagttgctggtgttccagacatctttaACCAGATTGGACGACTGGGTGgaaaatcaaaagaggtttggtggtcgagtgaagaagacgctcatagtgcacacacctatattctacttaattgtgaggatccattgattcgttattttgaaag cctatttgtttcacaagtcgaagaaacattccctggtatatccacaactgacgtagacaaaaggaaagatcaacactttataaagtggttgaagagtcag gttgattttgacgacgatgcagattatcctaagtggttacatgaagtaattcaatctccacatgtaaaggtcaccacttcacagatgtatttcacacgaggctatacttttcacacatatgagtatggtagacagcgggcgaccagtaactatggaatatgtgtgaaaggggaaaccgatttctacggtatcttgacagagattatcgaagtggaatttccagggatattgaagctgaaatgcgtcctcttcaaatgtgagtggttcgaccccgtcgtcaacagaggtgttcggtttaacaaattcggtgtagttgatgtcaatggtggacgaaggtacaacaaattctttatttggcatacatga